In Vidua chalybeata isolate OUT-0048 chromosome 4, bVidCha1 merged haplotype, whole genome shotgun sequence, the genomic window ACCTTTCCAGCCttgtaaataaatatgaagtattttattttgctcttgaCAGAATATGTAAATGCGTTATTCATCCTTACACCTGCTCTGGCAACAGGCACATCTGCGGATCAGAAAATCTGTGCAAGCTGCGATGCTTGCGAGCAAGGATTTCAGCAGTTGTTCGGAGCAAAGGCATCCCCTTTATGCCGCCCCAGAAGGCATCTCGGGACTGGGAAAGCTAGGAAGCAGGCTCGGGTGTGCGGCACGCACACCGGCTTGGCTCTGGCACGACTCCCTCTTTCTCCAAATCCGTGCTTGAGGCCGGCAGCGCTGGCGCCGTTGGTTCCCGAGCGCGGGGCGGCCGCGCATCCCGAGCGCGGAGCGGCCGGCGCATCCCGATCGCGCTGCCCGCAGCCTTCCCCGCGCCCGGAGCCCGGAGCCCGGCGGGCGGAGCCGGAGCCGCCCCGCCCGAGCCCTTccccggcggcggggccgccccgcctgTGCCGCCCTCCCGGCGTGCGGGggctgccgccgccgcctccaAACTTTGTACGGGGCGAGCGGCGCTGCGGCCCCGCCGCCCAGGAGGGGAGAGCGGCGCAGGGAGAGCGGCGAGACCCGAGCCGGGCAGCAGAACCGAGCCGGGCAGCGGAACCGGGGCAgccgccctgccctgccctgccctggcacaccGGCTCCTGGGGCGGCAGCCGGCCGTGCCTCGCTCGCCTGCGCGGGGCGAGAGGAAGGTAGGAACGGGAAGGTGGGACGGAGCGGCGCTCCCGGCACGGGGCGGCGGCGGGATCCCCGCAGCGCCCGGGCACGGATCTCTGCCCCCGGGATGGGTGTCTCTGCCCCCGGGATGGGTGTCTCTGCCCCCGGGATGGGTGTCTCCCCCCGGGATGGGTATCTTCCCTCGGGAACGGCACTGGGGGACGGGAGGGAAGCGGCGCCGCATCCCAGAGGCGCGTTTGCTGCCAGCTGCACCTCCAGCaaccccagccccttccccagcgcAGGCACTGCGGTCCTGATGGGAATGCTGCTTGCTAATGTAATCACGTATTCTGCCCTTTTTGCTTACTTGCTCTCAGAACCCATGTAAATCCTTTTTGGGCCTTTCTCGGCCGAAAGTTAGACGCAATTTGATGCCTGACCATGAGGATCTGATTGCTGggggggggaaaatgggaaaaaaaaaccccggTGTGGTGCAGTATGCAAGGTGTGCCAGTAAATGCTATCACCTGGAGAGTTTATCCCataaaaagagcagaaagggTCCTGTCAAACACTACCTGTAGTGTCATCTTAGTTTTATCCCCATTTTTTGAAAGCAACTGATATTTTGCCCACGTAACTGTCCCACCGACCATGTAAAACTTGTCCAGTTTATTTCATCACTTGCTGACACACGAgctcatttctgttttaaactaTGGTtgtcctttctttctccctcagCTTTGTCTTATTGACAAGACCAAAGCATCTTTCGTCAGCCTGACTAGGGcagtaacaaataaaaatgtcagagCAAGAGAAGGCTTTGCTAAAAAGAGGGAGTTGCAAGAAGAAATCAACAGAAAGTCAGGGACTAGAGAAATAGGTGATAATACttttgggaagaaagggaagcTATGTTATTTGGCTGAGCTACATCCTTCTGCCTGGATTTAGGgcaaagaagggaaagaatttATATTTGTCAGCCCTCTCACCCTTCTACTTCTGTGTAGACATTacctgcactgaaaaaaaatatgagattTTGAAGCATCTGACAGTCCTGGGACCTCACCAAATCTCTACTGTAATAATATATGGAAGAGTAATTCCTAGGTGTAGGAATGGGTCAAAGGAAAGTGCTCATCATAGTTCTCAACTTCTCCATAGCCTTGACTGTGCAAATTGTGGTGGATCTCTTGCATTTTTAACCTGGTGGACTAAAGGTGTATTGATAAGGAGTCCCTTAGGCTTAGGCTAGTAGTTGAACACCTATTATACTGCTAAAATCAGCGGTGTACACTAGTATGAGCAGCTGGCACATCTCAGCTACTTCTCTTGTGGTATTTCACATCTCAGGCTTACACTATTAATTGTTGAGTAAATGTAGACTAAACAGGATGGCATAATTCTGACCTGTTTAGATGGGGGAAACGCCTTTCAGTTCATGCAGTTGATCTGCTTCTTTTGCAAAAATAGCTTGCCCTGAGAAATTCTCTGGGATGTTGTGTGGGATAGAAGCAAGCAAAAAGGGTTCAATCTCCTGCTGGTAGACAACGCTCCTTTCTCAGTTTGGAAACCATACTGAAGGATGTCACTCACTGATAGTTGCTGGGAACGGAGATAGGGATGAAAATGGACCTCTGTTCCTCTGAAATGTTCCTCTGAAGATGGAAGGAATTAAATGGAGCTGATGACAGAAGaacaagaattttttaaaagccgTGTTCATCCAAACACATCAATAGCAGTTTCTTTAGGCACTCTTGAATTTGAGAAGGGTTAAGCTGTGTGTAACACTTGATGGCAAGAAATTGACATCTCTACTCTTGCTTTCCTTAGGGAAAGTAATGAATGGGGAAGTTGAGTGAGTAACTCAGGGTTGCCTTTCCCCTTGGTGGCGAACAGTGGTGTTTTATTGGTAAGTTTGCTTGGCACTGgtaatttcttattattttccCAGGCTGAGGAAAGGAGTCCCCAGGTTCTCAATTCTTGGTTAGCATGCCACCCATGCTCTGGGCAGTTTTCATGGGGACATGTACTTTTTTACATTGGACTGAAGTCCAAGTCAGCAACTGATTGTAAACCATTCATATGTTGTGCCTACCGAAGTCTTAGGGTACCACAGAATTTGGCTCAGCCTGTgtaaggaaggggaaaaaaaagtgatttttatgCCAGTGGTGAAATTCTTACTGACTTCAGCAGAGGAATGATTTGCTCTTCGCTATGACTGCAGTCAGAAATGAATGCCTGATTGGCAGCCTCCAAGGAGCTCTGTTTTCTGAAACAtcacacagaaaggaaatatcATGTATAACTGTGTTTCAATTGTTTCTTGAGTTGATTTCAGCAGGAATAAGTTATGCAgtaatttcaaagaaatgctATTATTTTAGTTCTATTTCAgtggtattttttatttgcctcATGGTACAAACTGTTGTAAAACAGTTTCTTAAAGAAAGACTGCAGCAATTAGTTCACTGATACTAAGGAAGGGCATAAACCTGTAAGAATTTAGTAACTATTTAAAGGAAACACTTTTCATTAAGCAAAAGCTGGAAGGTTACTATGCTAATAATAATCTGGATGGTGCTGTTCCATGTAGAATTCCCATAGATATTACTGCTAGTAATATCTAACAGTGCTAAATAAGCACTAATTTTAGGCAGTGGATTGTAAAAAAGTGATATGCTGCCCAGCAGGATCTTAATCCTTCAGCATTTACTTGGGCAAACCTTGTCTTTGGAATGCTTTTGAAATCTGTTCCAATTTTTAGCAGGAGTCGTGCCTAAATAATATTACTGGATCAGCCTTCAAAATGTAAGGGCAAGAGAATTCAAATAGATTAAGAAAGATCTTCTCTTAATCCTGCAATGTAGCATGTGGGTTAGGAAAGAGATGTAGCTTTAGTTCTTTGCTTCTTGTCTTAGCCCATGTGGACCAATTTCTCCACTTGTTCttgtgctgttttgttttcaggggcagctctgtggctTAGACCAGGCTGCTGCAAGGATGGGGCCCCTGGAAGCAGTAGGTGAGGACAACCAGACAGACGAAATGAAAATGGAGCTGTTCACTAAGCTGTACTTGACAAGATACACCACACCACTCAACGATTTGGCTCTGGACCCTAAACCAGAACTGAAGGACAGCACAACACTTGTTGAAGTACAGATAATTCTCATCTTTGCTTACTGCTCCATCATCCTGCTGGGAGTGATCGGAAACTCCCTTGTGATCCACGTGATCATCAAATTCAAAAGCATGCGCACAGTGACTAACTTCTTCATTGCCAACCTGGCAGTGGCTGACCTGCTGGTGAACACGCTGTGCCTGCCCTTCACCTTGGTTTATACGCTCTTGGGCGAATGGAAACTGGGCCCGGTCTTGTGCCACCTGGTGCCCTATGCCCAGGCCCTTGCTGTCCATGTGTCTACTGTCACTTTGACTGTGATCGCTCTGGATCGTCACCGCTGCATCGTCTACCACTTGGAAAGCAGAATCTCTAAGCGGATCAGCTTCCTGATTATAGGAGTTGCCTGGGCAGTCAGTGCCTTGTTGGCAAGTCCTCTGGCCATCTTCCGTGAGTACTCGTTGATTGAGATCATTCCTGACTTCAAGATTGTGGTCTGCTCTGAGAAGTGGCCAGGGGAGGGGCAGCTCAACTATGGCACCATCTACAGCATCTCCATGCTCCTAATCCAGTATGTTCTGCCTCTGGCAGTCATTTCCTATGCCTACATCCGTATTTGGACCAAGCTCAAGAACCATGTTAGCCCTGGGGCGGGGAATGACCACTATCACCACCGGCGCCGGAAAACCACCAAGATGCTGGTGTGCGTGGTTGTGGTCTTTGCTGTCAGCTGGCTGCCCTTTCACACCTTCCAGCTGGTCAGTGACATTGACAGTCAGGTGTTAGACCTGAAAGAGTACAAACTGATCTACACGGTGTTCCATGTCATTGCCATGTGCTCAACATTTGCTAACCCCCTCCTCTATGGCTGGATGAACAACAACTACAGGACGGCCTTCCTCACGGCCTTCCAGTGTGAACAGCGGCTGGACTCCATACACCCCGAAGTATCAGCAGCTTTCAAAGCCAAGAAGAAACTAGAAGCCAAGAGGATTCAGTTCCCTGGGGACTCTTTCTCACAACCTACCAATGTCTAAAATGTCTGACTGTAAAGAAGAAATGAATATGTTGTGGACAAAGGGATGAACCCAGTTTGGTACATGCATTTTCAATGCGTAGTTTTATTCATAAATGGTGAAAGACCAGTAGCAGGAAAGTCAAGGCAGGTGTTATGATTTGAAGGGAGTTGATTAATATCAAGAGTATGTAAATATACAActgcaaggaaataaaagggagaGGCTTAGTTTATGGCTGTCTCTAACAGGGTAAATCTTCCATCCCTCCCATATCTTCTTGTCAAGTCTAAATGACAAATGCAGggtttgctggttttgctggaGGAAGGCAAATGGCTGATTTGTAGCACAGGAATATTGGTGGTGGGAGTGAGTAGTTTTTATATTTGATGTGAAAATCAAGGAGTGCAGAAGTCTGCCAGGAGAAAGAAACCTGTCTGGTGGGGGAAACTTTTCAGGCCCCTTCTCTTCTACAGGCATCTTTTCCAAAGACAAGGGAATTAAGAAGAGAAATACATTACTACTTTTTGACTTGTGCTAGACTATTTCAAACCAGAGCTTTTGAAATAGATTAGGTGgtgaaaacagaagagaaaagaaaaacaaaacccacccaaataCTGGATTCAGTGAGAGGAAAGGTCAAGTTTCtacataaaatgaaatgtgGGTTTGGCAAATCAAATGGGGTAAAAAGTCATCCCTTAAGAATTGGCAGTTATGCTGGTGAGAAAATCACGAGCCTGTGACTTTATCAGTCATTCCTTGCAGATTCCTGCCTTTCATTCTGCTCTGGGAACAGCTCACAAATGCAGTGCTGCAAAGTGGCATTTGAGAGCAGGGAATGCAGGCTCAGGTCTTCTGTGAGCACTTCATAAACTgctaatattttcattttcacgACCTGCTAAAATGTCTAATGTGTTATTAACTCCACAGGCTTTGAATTGTTGCTGCTTCTGCCTGGATAATAAAACAGCAGATAATTCTGATCCTCTGGAAAGGTTGCTAGATGGTAAAGTGCTTTTCCTCATTGTGGTTTTATGTCACATCCTCATCTCGTCTCGGAGCTTTTTCCATCTTTAGCCTttgtaaaaattaataacatCTGAATGACTGTAACCTAATAATAGTATGCTATGTTTATGTGATAACTTATCAGTTATTCTGCATGCCATAGTTAATAGTTAAATTCCTTTTTTGCTCAGGTATAAAATTTTAATCTGTTTACCGTGTTGTACACAGCAATGTTCAACTCTTCTATGTCTTTGTTAAGCCTCTTTGAACTCATtaaagagatgaagaaaatttCAATCCATGTTTATTCCCAGCTGCCCTGTTCCTTATCTAGAATAAAAACAAGTGTGATATTTTCACTTGAAGTCTAGTTTGATGGCTACATTTCAGCAgcctcattttttcttttcattttttgttgttcctaAGTTCATTATGTTCTATCTTACAAattaaaacccaagaaaactCCAGTGCTGAAATGTTTGCAATATAATGAATAGTATCAGGTCTTTATCAAGTGGAGAAATTAATCTTTGTGTATTCAGTATTTGACACCATCCTTTAAATATCCATGAAATCATTTGGACTTGGATTTTCATGAGCAGAAAAGGGAGGTCTAGAGAATTAACTGGTGTTTACTCGAGCAGGAAAAAGTATCCATCATTCTTAAACAGTTTTACAAAAACAGATTAATTCTCCACCATGTTCAGGACATGATATTGCCCACAAGTTATTTTTGTCTGAATATTAATAATATCCAAAATGTAAAACTCTTACGGGTGAGGAAGGATTATAGAAGTGTGCAATTATTATGGACATCAATCACATGTATCACTTGACTCTGAACCCTTCATCAAAAGTATTATTACTACAAATAGCCTCCTTTATTTAAAACGCAAATGATTTAAAAGTTCTGTTTCAACTCCTTTAAGCCTGTTAGAGTGTGGTATATAGACAGTTTTGAAGTAACCATGACAGTGTGTGCAAAATCTACAATTGCCAGACTAATTCTCTGTAATTTTAAGTCTGCTTTACATCATCCTGTATAAGAGCAATTAATTACAAATAATCTTTTCGTTTATTTCATGGCATCTTTATTTTATGGCTTCCTGAGCTTTCTCTGCAGCCATCATGCTGAGCCAGAACTGGTGCACTGATTTACTGCGttgctttcctctctgctgtgtggAGGTGGTGCCTTGGTCAATGCCTACTTTAGGGTAACAAACCCATGCACAGTGTCCCACTGCCAGGTGTGGATTTTCCCACTGGCACTTGATGAGGGGATGTGGAAGAGCCAGCACTGACTTGTGCCTCTTGCATGGCTTGGTCACTCCTGGGATTTGGCTCCTGCACAAGCACAGCTACACACTTTAGTACCCATCATGTTTGTAGGAAAACCCAGCATTTTATCATCAAAAGCAATGATGTAGCAATATCCCTTGGGattgccccaaatcccagctgtcAGAAGGATCTGGAAACTCAGAGTTCATCTGCATTTCCCTGTAAGGGAAAGTGAACCTGTAAGCAGTATCTAACCACTGGACTGAGATGTCTGCAGGGGACCCTCTGTTTTGCCTGAAATAGGAACCAGGATCCAGGTCTCCCCATTCACCTATTAGtactttaattatatttttaaggcATTATATTGTTTTCCTGTTGCTTAGGTACAAGTTTTATACAAAGCCAAAGAATAACAGCAGCATTCACCCATTGCATAATTTACTAGTGGGCAGCAGGGCATCCCATCCAAAAGGCAATGTCATCACTGGTTCAGAGCAAGAATTTGAAGTAACGTACCTCAGTTCTCATCAGTGTGATCTAGCCAGCACACTGCAGCCTCTCCTCAGGCAGCAAAATACGTCTTTTTAGAGCTGTTCTATTGTTCAATTAAACATTGAATATCATGTTTTTTTGGGCAGGAACTTACGACCTTTGCATGGCAC contains:
- the NPY2R gene encoding neuropeptide Y receptor type 2, yielding MGPLEAVGEDNQTDEMKMELFTKLYLTRYTTPLNDLALDPKPELKDSTTLVEVQIILIFAYCSIILLGVIGNSLVIHVIIKFKSMRTVTNFFIANLAVADLLVNTLCLPFTLVYTLLGEWKLGPVLCHLVPYAQALAVHVSTVTLTVIALDRHRCIVYHLESRISKRISFLIIGVAWAVSALLASPLAIFREYSLIEIIPDFKIVVCSEKWPGEGQLNYGTIYSISMLLIQYVLPLAVISYAYIRIWTKLKNHVSPGAGNDHYHHRRRKTTKMLVCVVVVFAVSWLPFHTFQLVSDIDSQVLDLKEYKLIYTVFHVIAMCSTFANPLLYGWMNNNYRTAFLTAFQCEQRLDSIHPEVSAAFKAKKKLEAKRIQFPGDSFSQPTNV